The Etheostoma cragini isolate CJK2018 chromosome 22, CSU_Ecrag_1.0, whole genome shotgun sequence genome segment GCATGAGCATTATGTTGCATGGGCCTATTGTTATAATAATGTGTTTCTTGTGAATTTTCCTATGTATGACTGTGTTAACCTTCACTTCTCCATTGTATAGTGCTGTCTTCTATTTATTAACAGTAGTGGGCTTTATCAAATCAGCATGGAGAGTAGGTATTCTCTTTACTGAAAGCTACAATCTTCCTGCCTAAAATTTTCAacatattcttttatttatagaGTGGTCTTTTGCAAAATGAGAAGGTAAGAGATGTACACAGCTCAGTAACACCATGTCAACATTGTCCCCACCACCTTCCTCTgtcagtcaaaaaaaaagtgcaaatgtTTGCAATGGTACAGATGCAAATTTGTACTCAAAGGATGTTACAGGGTTTTCTATTAAGACAGCTACCCAGTTAGACCACCTGCCCCCAGAGCCTCGGGCTGATCatgttacattttatgttaCATATGTGGTATTTATAGTTACATGATTTTCTCGACATGTAGATAGATGTCAGATACAGGCTGCCGGTTTCTCTGCTAAATATGACGACTAATGGAGTATCTCACTGAAAATAAGATATTTAGCTTTACATCACGGATGGAGTAGAAAAAATGAAGAATTAGCCGTTTAGAAgtattttagttgttgttttgtgtccatATTGGAAtaaccttttttatatataagcAAATAGCTTGATGATATTTATGACTTCAGTGCTTTTATTCTGTTAGTAATCAGTTAACTATTTACATGTACTAGTGTTTTCTGTCTTACTTTTAAAGGATAATTCAATTTTTCCAGTCTATTAAAGGGCATATACGCTACGTCACTGTGGACCAATTTACCAAAGCATTCAATATGTTTGGTCTTCTCCAATCTTCAGAAGTCTTGACAGTTGCTTTACATAAGCGATGCATTATAGTGAGCATTTAGTTGCCTTTTTTGCTCCAATTTACATGAATTTAGATGACacattgttgtttctttcttgATTGTCTTCTGCTTTTAATTTTTGGACAGCATAGCTCAGGATACACTAGCTATTTCTGAAATTTACTGGACTCTTTGAATCTATTTTATAAATGATCCCAGCTAAGTGATAATGTAACCTTGATGAGGAGAAAGACACTGGATCTCAAGCCAGTTTCATGTCAAGACAACATAGTATTCTTTGGAATTAGGTCAGAATGATGTAAAATATATGTGATTTAATAGTTTCAAATCATTCAAAACCAGTTGGGTACTTGGTACAACTACCTTTTATAAAACGGTGCCTTTATGGAAGGACTGGTTACTGAGGCAGTGATTAGGTTCGGTGGATTAAAATGGTTATCCCTTTTATCCTTTACCTCCCTGAATATTTCCGTTATTATGCATCAGAGAACACACTGTGAGACTTcgatccctctctctctgctcccaACAGATGAGAACTTCACTCTCAAACACGACAGAGCCTTCCTGTTGTCGATGGCCAATCGTGGGAAGGACACCAATGGTTCGCAGTTTTTCATGTGAGTAACATAAGTAAATCAAATCACTCTGCACCTTTTTTAATAACTATACCATTTAACTGACAGGtcacatacattatttattggCTTTCTGTcccttttgaaaatgtagaGTAGAATTTGTCAATGAGTGTGGACGTCATCAGTCCCCGCTCTGTGTGCTGTTAAATTTTCAAAGTGCAGAGAAACATGGATTCATTCTTTTTTACCTataaatgtgttacattttttctcttgCCGTTTTTGTGTAAAATTTACAGAAACTCTAGCATCCTGCTCTTCCAAGGTAATGTGTCTCCAAggctgtgtttttctctctctctctctctctctctctctgtctcctgacTGTATTTATCATTCAGTAGTATGTATTCTGCAAAGTGCAGTGtttattttggatttgttttaaacaatattCACAAATAAAGGCTTGAGGTTTTGGCTATCCAGACTTCCTTTATCACCACACCAGGTTGGCACCCTTTGTTAGAAATGAATAAAACCTTTGAAACATAAAGGAGGAAATTTAAACAGACTGTCCATATTTGTATGATCAAATATTTCTCACTCTGTTGTTAAGGGATGTTATTGCCTGATTATGGTTGTTTATGGCTTGTAAGTCCAAATTACAAGTGTTTTCTTAATATATATCATTAAACAAATGTCTGACAAATTCTAtaccctttttctttttgttttgagatGTGTTCCTGCGAAACCGTAGTACCTGcactttgttgatgttttttgtgtattctctttcttttctttcttttttcttcttttctcatgACCCTACCTGCCATTGGTTGACCTCCCTTCTTTGCTGGATTTTCCACAAACAGCACGACCAGAACAGCACCTCATCTCGACGGGTAAAATCTAATCTCACTTTGGCACTTACCGTAGGCATTACAATGGTCTTTACAGTTCATAGTGAACCTTCACTTCTTACTGGATTTTCCCATATTtaactgaattattttttaacagaattTCTTTATactgtttaacattttggtgtgtgtgacggtgtgtttgtgtatgataCGTTGAGAAAGAGTGAATATTTTCAAGGCTTTTGAAGACATTGGAATCACATAACAGTCAAATCGCTGTATAGTTGTAACCGGCATCAATCTTTTCTGCCTTTGCACAGAGTCCATGTCGTCTTTGGTCTGGTGATCTCCGGCTTTGAAGTGATAAAGAAGGTCGAGGGGCTGAAGACTGATTCAGCCAGCAGACCCTACGCTGATGTGAGAGTGATAGACTGCGGACAACTTATCACCAAGTCCGCTAATGATGGTAAGCAGAGCAACTGATCTGCAATTTCTtgaagggttagggttagctttattaaaaaacactttgttatCAGACCCAGGGTATTATCCTTACCCTGGGTGTGGCACTCTGCCCCAAGCTATTAAAACTTAATAAATGtgtcataaatacatttaattgtttcattttacaaaaGGCTCAGTAATTGAATTCTTAAAAACAACTGGCCACTGTTGTTTCTAGGAAATGCTACTTAAACAGGAGTAcatggggactattttcagctactacttaaaagtttatttttctcatttatgtgtttgtatatcaTTTtgggacaacaatggagctcagAGGAATAAGCAACATCAGGCTTTGGATACTTAATTAAGAAAGATATCGCCAGAATTTTGACCTGCTGCTGTATAAAAACATCTCTAGAGCAGGGAGATTTAATATATTGGCACACAGACCGGGATAGGTAATGCCTGGTGTATATTCAAACAACCGCTTAAATAGATTATctagttttaaatatttttaaatagttatCCATTGTCCGTTATGTATATAAGCTTCTACCTTGTTGtattctctgttgtttttgtctacTGTGGGAAATACCGTGTGCTGCCTGTTATTGCAACTGGGTCATATTCTGGGTCACTCTGTAAGAGGTTGGTATTTTAATGTCAGCATTTCCCGTCTGGCATTAGTAACGGTGCGTGTTAACTGATCTTCTGTTTAATGAGGTTCAGCAAGGTGATCTCTGCGAAGTTCGGATGGCATCTGCCCACCTGACTCTGCCAGGCCTGCTTTCATTGACCCCAACATACCAAAACGAATCAAACAAAGCCTCAGTTGTTGTAGTGTTACACCACCCTGAAAGTGACTCCTGGCATTTGATCTTTCCTTCTTACTGTTACTAAGAAGcctttttcaaatgaaatgtcCTGTATACTGTTATGTTTCTGGCTTCAGTTCTTGAAAGCAAGAGGAAAAGAACCTCTGATTCTTCGGACTCGTCCCTCGATTCCCATGACTCGTCCTCTCAGTTCTCCTCTTCAGGGGGATCTGAAAATGAATCGgatgaaaagcaaaaacatcacAAGCACAAGGGACATGCAAAGAGTAAACGgtctaaaaagaaaaggagggaatcaaagaaggagaaaaacattgatgttctgccaaggtatttaaaaaaaaaaaatctttgttcaTGATCACATCTTTACATCCTTTTATAATTACTCACATGTACCACAAAAGATCCAGTCTGATCAGTATCACCAAGTCTATTAAAAGTAGTGACGTGATTCACTGTCAGCTTTGAGAGCTAAGAGACGGGCTGGTTTTTTGCataacaaaatattgttttgcatGTTGTGTCGGTTGAAGCTTTCACAGTCCTGTGGAAAGAGAGATGATGCAGGGAGACGATgaaggggaggaagagaaggagcagagtgggaggagagagaagccGGTAGTCCGACCAGAGGAAATCCCTCCGGTGCCAGAGAATCGCTTCTTGCTGCGACGGGACATGCCATCTCAGGAAGATAAAACGGAGATGTCAGTTTTTTGGGAATATATTTCAGTTCATGCATTAAACAGGATACATAACCCTAGGCGTTTACTTTGAATTTTGATAATTTCAGAGTTGAGAAAGAAGAAACATCTCTTGCAACTGACCAGAAACCAGCAGTCTCCAAGTCTGGACGGAAGATTAAAGGCAGAGGAACAATGGTATGCTCACCTCAACTAAGATCAGAGATTTGTCAGTTCGTATGTAGGTGTTTCTTTATTAATTGTGGTAGTAGTCTGCTTCTTATTCTATCTGATCCACTATAACTTATTCCGAGGGCCAATATTTATACACTACTGATGTCAAGGGGTTGCAAGTAGACATTGCTTCCTTATCAGGGGTCACAACCCCAAAGGGTGGGAAGCATTGATGTAAAGAATTGACCTACATCTACATCAATGACCCCAGAAACAAACTcttaatttttagttttctctATGGTCATGCCTGCATTACTTTTTGCCACTATTCTGCATTCTGTATTCTTAATGAAAATCACAAGTTGCCTAAGGCAAAGAATCTTTAAGCACAGCCTCGGCAAGCTCCTTTTTAAGAGTTTTGGCCTATGCTTAGTAATGCAATTTGAAGTAtcaatacttttttacttttttttgcagcGATATCACACCCCCACAAGGTCTAAATCGCGCTCTGCATCTGTGGAAGAACGTGGTAGCAGTGAAACTCCACCACACTGGAAAGAAGAGATGAAGCGAACCAAAGTTTATCAACCCCCAAGCATCGAGAGGTGGAGCAAAGGAGACAAGTAGGGCTTAATCTTTTACTTTGTAACATGGaacatcatttttgtttttccttcatgCATCTTTTGAATTAACAGATTGAATGACCATTCCTCATGCAGATGGGAGGACAGAAGCGACTCTGCATGGTCCCGGTCTGCAGAACACTCCTCAGACCGCAGCTCTGAGAGGTCCAGCCTGCACCGCCAAcacaagaaagagaagaagaaagccaAACACAAGAAGAAAGCCAAAAAACGGAAGCATGGCAAGAAGAAGAGCTCTAAGAACAAGCCACAAATGCCTCGTCTGTCGTCTGTGGGTGAAAGGTCAGGGTCTTCAGAACGAAAGTCCAGAAGATCCCGCTCTCTATCACGCTCCTCTTCAAATCAGCATCATTCGTCAACTCGGAGGAGACAGCGGTCCTCGCTGTCTTTCAGAGACTCACGTTCCTACTCTAGGTCTTACACATCCAGTCAGTCCAGATCTAGAGGGCGGTCCAGGTCTTATTCAAGATCCAGAAGCCTTTCTAGGTCCAGAAGTCGGTCTTTGTCTAGATCCAGATCTCAGTCCTATTCTCGATCCCGGTCTAGATCTAGGTACAGATCTAGGTCTTTGTCTCCACCCAGAAAGAAGAGTCCATCCAGATcccagagaaagaggaaagccAGCAAGCCCAATGCGGACGCCATGATGTCAGAGAAACTTCCAGAGAGCAAAGTCAAACCTGTCCATAGACTGTCAAGTGTCCCAACTACTGAAAGTGTCCCTGTGATCCCAATGAGCGACAGTCCCCCACCCTCACGCTGGAAACCTGGTCAAAAGCCCTGGAAACCCTCTTACATCCACATTCAGGAGATTAAAGCTAAAGTAGCTTCTAGCTCCTCCACTGTACAAACAGTAGCTAGTGTTACAGAAAAAGCTTCTGTTAAACCAAAGGTTCTGCCAGGTGACTCTGAAAGCCACAAATCGGCAGGGCGCTCACACAGCAGGTCCTCAAGAAGCAAGTCCTGCAGCCGCTCATACAGCCGCTCAAAGAGCAAAAGTTACAGTAGGTCCAGGTCCAGATCCCCTCACCAGTATAACAGCAGGTCATCCTCCATCAGCAAACCAGACTCTGAAAACGCCCAGAAAACGTGTGTCAACAAGAGGAGTTCACTAGACAAGGAATGGAAAGAGTATTACAGCTCTCTGAGGAGGATAAAAAATTTAGACAAGTACATTTCACTCCCCAGCAGTCAAGATGCTCAGTCAGCATCAGAGAAAGAGCATAGTCCTGATATCAGTGTCTCAGGGAGAAGTGGCTCCTTGGAGAAAGGGGGCTCACAGGATCAAGAGACAAAGCATTACAGCTCAATGCTGCCGGAGAGCTTTAATAGCAAGTCTGAATGGGATAGTGACAGTGATAAAGTTGGCCAAAGCAACAGTGCAAAGCAGAAACAAGCAGTTCAGTCCAGTAAATCTCTTGACAAAAAGGTGTCTGCTCCTACTGGATGGAATTCAGAAAGTGATTCAGAAAATATAACCGCCAGGACATTGGCCATATCtgaaaaagaggaaggggaggcTAGTTCCGAATCAGAATATGAGACTATCAAAAAGACGTCTGAGGCAGTGACTGTGCTGGAACgcaaaactgctgctgctgcttctggtCAGCCGGAGGAAAGTGGGGAAAAGGCCGCAGAGCCAGAGAAGCACAGGAGCAAGAAGAAGGCTAAACGTAAGCATAAACACAAGAGAAGAAGTGAGAACAAAAGCAGTTCCCATCACAGTAAGGACAAAGGAAAGAGATTGAAGAGACAACATCAGAAGCTCAAAGAATCATTTCACTGGCAGCCTCCTTTAGAGTTcggggaggaggaagaagaggatgaaTCAAAACGAGAGAAACATAGTCCTGGTAGAGTTGTCAAAGAAAGGCCTGGTTTAGGcattgtgagtaaaaaaatgACTAGCGAAAAAGAGCAGCCACAACAGAGTGCAAAAGAATGTATcaacaaaaacccaaaacacactGACCCTCATCTTCAGTCATCCAACAGGAACGGTGCTAATTTACCGAAAGAGCAAGAGTCCTTAGATGATATGGACATTTGTACCCCGGAGCATGATGCTGAAATTGTAGAACCTCTACACACACTGGATGCTTACTATAACTCCCCTGAATTAACTCTAAAATCTACCTCGAAGTCTTCAGATATGGCAAGTGGAGATCGTGCTTTACCTCCTAGCAAAGAACAACCGTCTGTTACCTCCACAACAACAGCTGGACTTCAAGAAGAAGCAGCCACTGGCCAACCTGTTGGCACTGTAATTCATTTCAAATGGAGGCCTTTAAAGGGAATGTCAGCTCTACAGAACCTGAATGTGCCGCCCGTCACCACAAAAAACGTCCAACTTCAAGAGAACCAGACCCCCAACCAGCAGGGAGTAAGAATGGAGATAAAAAGCAAAAGCCGGGTCCGACCGGGATCTCTGTTTGACGAGGTTCGTAAGACCGCACGGCTCTACCAGAGGCCGAGGAACCAGGAGAGCTCCAGCGAGGAGAGATCCACCTCTGTGGGAAATACAAGGGGAACGTCACGCACACGATCCCAGAAGAAGTCGCGCTCCATTTCAAGTCACCGGTCCCGCTCCAGAGGCTGGTCACATTCCTACAGCCGGTCCAGGAGCAGGTCCCGCAGCTCCAGCTCCTCTACCAGGTAAGACAAAAATCcttttgattaaataaagaGCGGGATGGCACCTTTTGGCAAATCTTTGTAAATGCTGAAGAGGCTTTTTGGACAAGGTTGTTAATAAGTGATCAACTTGATGTGAAGTATTTAGTCTAGAAGCTCAAATCTGTATCTGCAGTACAGAGCTGTTTGTTCTAGCTTGGTTAAAGGTCTTTTATAATGCAATGTAATTCTTTTAGGAGTCGTAGCAGGAGTCTGCGGAGACGTGGAAGAGGACGGTCGCGCTCTCGTAGCAGCACATATCGAAGTTACAGGAGTCACAGGTACACCCCGAAACAATTATTTTGTGATGAAcaatttttgtattcatttttaacacCGTCCCGCCATATCCAAAAATAGAGTAACTACAATATTCAAGACCTACAACAAAATAGACAACACATTACCAACCAAATAAACGTTTGCATAAATAACAAAACCATAAGCCCATCATACACGTCTTACTGGCACAAAGCTTCTTAGAGCCCTCCAGAAAACCCACTCTTAAATGCGGACGGGACACCTAACGGGGCCCACTGGGGAGGGGTAAACAACATAAGAAGAAACCTTGTAGATCTGGAGGTTTCAGCTTCATGctctatattttacatttcagccCGATAGACTCCTGAGCAccattgtgtattttatttatgattgGTCTTGAAGTATCTTTTTAAGACtacttctgtctttttctttcagtcGGACGTACAGTAGAAGTCATTCCAGAAGTCGCTCCCATCATCGCCGTCGGAGATCCAGGTCCTGGAGCTATTTAACTGACACTcagaaatataaatgtttaagTGTTCATGTGAGAGATCACTGAGGTCTTTCGAGTCCAGATATCCATATGattatgtttatatgtatacagtatactcaGGTTCAAACACCACAATCTCATttgtagggctgggtaccgaattcaATACTTCTTAGGCACTGACAGAATTGCCTCTAAAgcataaaatctaaaaatgcctcgtcattcaagaCCTAAGGAGTAAATATCATCAGAGTGAGTGAGCCAATAAGCGTGCAGCATGCTTCTAACCAGATGAAATTATGTTTGTGATGGGCTTTCTAGCATTACACGTCTTAGAGACtcgcaggaaaaactctacatTATGTACAGAGACAGGGCTCACGTGGTAGGAGctgacaaataaatacaaagatttgttgtaaattatttttgtttcataaaattggtattgatGAAAGTATCCTAAAGGAACTGGTATCGATATTTTTCACCCAGCCCTACTTATTTTATCTTAATCACAAGTAAATTGGAAATCGGTGCATATTGCTTTAGAATTGACAAAGTTTATAggatattttaatattaactaATATATAGGTTTTGGGGTTTATATGACGGCATGAAAACAATTGCTACTGAGTAATACACATCAAGCAGAAAAAGGCTTTTGTGTGAAGACAGAGATAAAAACGAGTTGGTGAATATTCAATCATTCTATTGACTattttgatgaataaaaatagaataCTTTTTCTTAGCAAAGTGTAGATTTTCTCCTGTGTCTATCCTCTGTGAAAGGAAAATGATTTCTCTTCAGGTTTGTAAGACAAAGGTGACCTTGGAATTATGAAAATTGTATTATGGCTTTGTTTGCAATTCTCTAATAtttattgaccaaaaatgaATCTatttatcaagaaaataatcatcaaaataatcgttagttgcagccctaggaGTGATCAATCCTATCTTTAGTCGTTATAGTATCTGCGATTGCACAAAGGTggaatcaatctttttttattattattatgaacgCGGGCAGCATCTAAATAACTGTGCTGTGTATTTGTAATAAAATCAGTGACGGATCTTTATCATCATACCAGGACTTGGCTTTTCCTTGTTTACCTAAACAAATCTGTCAATCAAACACCATTCTGGAGCTATCCCCGAAATAATATCTCCGTATGTTAATGCAGGTCCGATTCCTCCGACAGTTACTCAAGTCGGAGTGCGAGCAGGAGACGAGGACGCAGACGAAGTGACAGCTACAGGAGCTCGGACCGCCGATCCCGGTAAGATGCTCTGCACCCTGGTGCACCCTGACCGACGTCAGCAAGGTGGCAGCTCTCAGTTTGGCCCAACCTTTTCCTTTATGTTGCTGAATGTTGAGGTTGTGGTTTAACACCAGACCAACTAAGCATTCAGCTAAGTTGTTGTATCTAATTCATGCgagaaaagtaaaatgtatgtcTTTTGCAGGTCGTACCGCTCATCCAGCCGCAGTTCTTCCAGGAGCAGAAGTCACAGTCGCAGCAGTCGGTACAGTTGAGCCTTAGGCAGGTCGGTAGGTTCAAGTCTGCTCGGAGGAAACAAAGCCACAAAGTCTGGATACTGTGCACACACAATAGCAGTTACTGTTATCACAGATTAATTTAATACTGTTCTGACAGTCTTTGAGGAAATTAATGTTAcagaatgtaaataaataaataaacctacTTTACTAACTTACATAAGATAGTTCTTCTTTTAGGGACTGCCACTGCCTAGAGgtataaaaaacaatttctgtGATAAATAATATTAGATGTAAgcttcatatattttatattgtttatatttgtgtattcttttttacttctgtttttaCTACACTGAAATGTACAATTATTGTTCCGTAAGTGTCTAATTCGCTCAGTTCTGATGGGTTTGAGGAGGTAGTTGGTATAGGTTTTGGTTATGgcttaaaaagttttttttttctctaaaagcGTTCTTGTTCAATGAGTGTCTTTGTTCCATTCATGTATTACTTTATAAATATTAACTGCTGTACTCAAAGTATAGTGTATCTGAGTTAGATTTTATTCAAACAGTTATGAATGTTTACACATAATAAATACAACAGCATCTAAGCCTCTGTTTTTCCTCACAATGTACAGTAGATAATTGTACAGAGATGTCAGTTTGTGAACTTTGATCATTTGTACCTCTTCAACAGCGCCATCTGCCTTTTATATAGAATCCACTTTGTCATTAGATGTCATGTAATTAGAAAAATCTGATTAATGCACAACTAAAATTCCACTGACTTCATTTGAATAAGAAACAAGGAAAGAAGACTTAAATTATTAATCAAACTCAAACTAATTTGAAAATTTGGTTTCCTCTTTGCTAATATTTGTGAACCCCTAAAACTCCTTGAGTGTGAGCTCCTATATCTTTCTCCTGGGAGCTTTCATGAGCCGCATGCTAGAAACTAAGAATCATCCGTCAGCTACAGATCCTATTGGATTGCTACAGTGACTGTTCATTTTTATCAGCAAGGGCAAGCAGTGAGTAAATTTACTGCTCAGGCCTATTTGGTATGCTTTTCATACAAATCATACACGTTTGCAGTTTTATAGCAGAATGCATCATGTGCTGCACACAAGGAGGAAATGAATTGATTGGATGCTGTTATATACAgccttttttttagttttcactttttacacaTTGTGGTAAAAATGTTTCACAAGTGACTTGGGGACTTTTGTAAAACGTTAAAgtgtgcatttaaaatgtatgaacacatttgttttgttttttaaatgtgcaagcaAAACTTACAATTCATATCTACACTGAGGTCAAACTGGAACTATAGTAGACAAACCGTGTCTAACCTTTAAATCACTGATACAGGATTGAATTTATGTTTCCTTCAAAACACATGTCCTAGGACCTTTTTTGCTAACAAGCTTCATTTGATTTCAATGCCACAGGTTTATAAGGAAACATGCTTAGCCTCCGACCACAGAAAATAGATGGTATacttttcattgaatttctCCTCTTCAATTCCTCCTTGTCTAACATGTTCAACAGCACAAGATATGCCATATATAACTCTTTGTTTACACATCCACATACTATGGCTTGGATTTAAAACCTcttaatgtgaaatgtgtttaatattCCTGTGAGTCTGTGAGTACAGCTTCTCTGTACACACTAATATTGTGGGCTCGGCTGAGTCCTGGACATGAAGTGATGAATGGTTCCTGCTCCAGGTTGCGATCAATTTTCCCCCCACCTTGTTATGAGCGTATTGACTTCTGCTCCGTACAGTCTGCTCAGGAGTGAGCGATGACAGTGGGGTTCAAGACAAGGTTGAATTACTAACTGGGCTGAGTGGGTAACTGCCCCGGGGTCCCAGACCCTCAGGAGGCATTAAGGCTCCAAGTTTTGTGTCAGAAAATGACCAACCAACTGTTCTCAAAAGTGATCgtttaagtcatttttcaagcaaatttgcacacatttacaatggtaaactgaatatatttgtgttttggactaTTAAACCAAACAAGATATTTGAAGACTTCTTGATCTCAAGATTTCACTATTTCCCTTATGTTTTAGAGGCCACAATTAATggattaatcaaaaaaataaactgcagattaaccaataattaaaacaaattttagtGGCATCCCTAGTGGCATATACAATGTATTGGAGTTcaaagtcagaattttgagaaaaaagacaaaactcaATAAGAAAAaattcacatgtggccctactCCTCTTTGGTCTATTTAGGTTGTTGTTATTTGGTTTGTAATACTGTATGCAACAGTAAAACATTATGAACTGAAATGATAAGA includes the following:
- the nktr gene encoding NK-tumor recognition protein isoform X1, translating into MGVKDRPQCYFDVELNREPVGRIVFQLFSDVCPKTSKNFLCLCTGEKGTGKITGKNLCYKGSTFHRVVKNFMVQGGDFTEGNGRGGESIYGGYFEDENFTLKHDRAFLLSMANRGKDTNGSQFFITTRTAPHLDGVHVVFGLVISGFEVIKKVEGLKTDSASRPYADVRVIDCGQLITKSANDVLESKRKRTSDSSDSSLDSHDSSSQFSSSGGSENESDEKQKHHKHKGHAKSKRSKKKRRESKKEKNIDVLPSFHSPVEREMMQGDDEGEEEKEQSGRREKPVVRPEEIPPVPENRFLLRRDMPSQEDKTEIVEKEETSLATDQKPAVSKSGRKIKGRGTMRYHTPTRSKSRSASVEERGSSETPPHWKEEMKRTKVYQPPSIERWSKGDKLNDHSSCRWEDRSDSAWSRSAEHSSDRSSERSSLHRQHKKEKKKAKHKKKAKKRKHGKKKSSKNKPQMPRLSSVGERSGSSERKSRRSRSLSRSSSNQHHSSTRRRQRSSLSFRDSRSYSRSYTSSQSRSRGRSRSYSRSRSLSRSRSRSLSRSRSQSYSRSRSRSRYRSRSLSPPRKKSPSRSQRKRKASKPNADAMMSEKLPESKVKPVHRLSSVPTTESVPVIPMSDSPPPSRWKPGQKPWKPSYIHIQEIKAKVASSSSTVQTVASVTEKASVKPKVLPGDSESHKSAGRSHSRSSRSKSCSRSYSRSKSKSYSRSRSRSPHQYNSRSSSISKPDSENAQKTCVNKRSSLDKEWKEYYSSLRRIKNLDKYISLPSSQDAQSASEKEHSPDISVSGRSGSLEKGGSQDQETKHYSSMLPESFNSKSEWDSDSDKVGQSNSAKQKQAVQSSKSLDKKVSAPTGWNSESDSENITARTLAISEKEEGEASSESEYETIKKTSEAVTVLERKTAAAASGQPEESGEKAAEPEKHRSKKKAKRKHKHKRRSENKSSSHHSKDKGKRLKRQHQKLKESFHWQPPLEFGEEEEEDESKREKHSPGRVVKERPGLGIVSKKMTSEKEQPQQSAKECINKNPKHTDPHLQSSNRNGANLPKEQESLDDMDICTPEHDAEIVEPLHTLDAYYNSPELTLKSTSKSSDMASGDRALPPSKEQPSVTSTTTAGLQEEAATGQPVGTVIHFKWRPLKGMSALQNLNVPPVTTKNVQLQENQTPNQQGVRMEIKSKSRVRPGSLFDEVRKTARLYQRPRNQESSSEERSTSVGNTRGTSRTRSQKKSRSISSHRSRSRGWSHSYSRSRSRSRSSSSSTRSRSRSLRRRGRGRSRSRSSTYRSYRSHSRTYSRSHSRSRSHHRRRRSRSDSSDSYSSRSASRRRGRRRSDSYRSSDRRSRSYRSSSRSSSRSRSHSRSSRYS
- the nktr gene encoding NK-tumor recognition protein isoform X2 → MGVKDRPQCYFDVELNREPVGRIVFQLFSDVCPKTSKNFLCLCTGEKGTGKITGKNLCYKGSTFHRVVKNFMVQGGDFTEGNGRGGESIYGGYFEDENFTLKHDRAFLLSMANRGKDTNGSQFFITTRTAPHLDGVHVVFGLVISGFEVIKKVEGLKTDSASRPYADVRVIDCGQLITKSANDVLESKRKRTSDSSDSSLDSHDSSSQFSSSGGSENESDEKQKHHKHKGHAKSKRSKKKRRESKKEKNIDVLPSFHSPVEREMMQGDDEGEEEKEQSGRREKPVVRPEEIPPVPENRFLLRRDMPSQEDKTEIVEKEETSLATDQKPAVSKSGRKIKGRGTMRYHTPTRSKSRSASVEERGSSETPPHWKEEMKRTKVYQPPSIERWSKGDKWEDRSDSAWSRSAEHSSDRSSERSSLHRQHKKEKKKAKHKKKAKKRKHGKKKSSKNKPQMPRLSSVGERSGSSERKSRRSRSLSRSSSNQHHSSTRRRQRSSLSFRDSRSYSRSYTSSQSRSRGRSRSYSRSRSLSRSRSRSLSRSRSQSYSRSRSRSRYRSRSLSPPRKKSPSRSQRKRKASKPNADAMMSEKLPESKVKPVHRLSSVPTTESVPVIPMSDSPPPSRWKPGQKPWKPSYIHIQEIKAKVASSSSTVQTVASVTEKASVKPKVLPGDSESHKSAGRSHSRSSRSKSCSRSYSRSKSKSYSRSRSRSPHQYNSRSSSISKPDSENAQKTCVNKRSSLDKEWKEYYSSLRRIKNLDKYISLPSSQDAQSASEKEHSPDISVSGRSGSLEKGGSQDQETKHYSSMLPESFNSKSEWDSDSDKVGQSNSAKQKQAVQSSKSLDKKVSAPTGWNSESDSENITARTLAISEKEEGEASSESEYETIKKTSEAVTVLERKTAAAASGQPEESGEKAAEPEKHRSKKKAKRKHKHKRRSENKSSSHHSKDKGKRLKRQHQKLKESFHWQPPLEFGEEEEEDESKREKHSPGRVVKERPGLGIVSKKMTSEKEQPQQSAKECINKNPKHTDPHLQSSNRNGANLPKEQESLDDMDICTPEHDAEIVEPLHTLDAYYNSPELTLKSTSKSSDMASGDRALPPSKEQPSVTSTTTAGLQEEAATGQPVGTVIHFKWRPLKGMSALQNLNVPPVTTKNVQLQENQTPNQQGVRMEIKSKSRVRPGSLFDEVRKTARLYQRPRNQESSSEERSTSVGNTRGTSRTRSQKKSRSISSHRSRSRGWSHSYSRSRSRSRSSSSSTRSRSRSLRRRGRGRSRSRSSTYRSYRSHSRTYSRSHSRSRSHHRRRRSRSDSSDSYSSRSASRRRGRRRSDSYRSSDRRSRSYRSSSRSSSRSRSHSRSSRYS